In Papaver somniferum cultivar HN1 chromosome 1, ASM357369v1, whole genome shotgun sequence, a genomic segment contains:
- the LOC113357999 gene encoding F-box protein At5g07610-like, whose amino-acid sequence MTSNSRKVRPKPSGDDSGNNTSTTGQHSSLIVDNVDMIAQILVRLPVKYLLRSKSVSKTWLSVVTAPSFVRNYSVRNRHSVSGLFLNQYSDMFEGKYEFIPLDKQNGTGRIEKGKGRKRTRNINNTDVTRDFSFKTLNFLNVHGRIKIEQSCNGLLCCSHSVKNSRHKPKVAAYYIYNPSTKSYKIVPESPFRQDGCRSVHSMSLAFDPLKSPYYEVICFSSDNKEKAQMEIYSSKTSSWRLCKAPFEAKHNEFVFFNMDMYKSGVFWNGSLHWESVYFDMDQELLKEMPKLPAAADYNNTDEDEDEDDSYTDEDD is encoded by the coding sequence ATGACTTCAAATTCTCGCAAAGTTCGTCCCAAACCATCCGGTGATGATTCAGGTAACAACACTTCAACTACCGGTCAGCACTCATCATTAATAGTTGATAATGTTGATATGATAGCACAAATTCTAGTTCGTTTACCAGTTAAATACTTGCTTAGATCCAAATCAGTCTCAAAAACATGGTTATCTGTTGTCACTGCTCCAAGTTTTGTTCGTAACTATTCGGTTCGTAATCGTCATTCAGTATCAGGATtatttttgaaccaatattccgATATGTTTGAAGGAAAATATGAGTTTATCCCTCTGGATAAACAAAATGGCACTGGGCGAATTGAAAAGGGAAAGGGCAGGAAACGGACCAGGAATATTAATAATACTGATGTCACTAGAGATTTctcattcaaaaccctaaatttcttgaATGTTCATGGACGTATTAAGATTGAACAATCTTGCAATGGTTTATTATGTTGTAGTCACTCCGTTAAGAATAGTCGTCATAAACCCAAAGTAGCTGCTTATTACATCTATAATCCATCCACAAAGAGTTATAAAATCGTACCTGAATCTCCATTTCGTCAAGATGGTTGTCGTTCTGTTCATAGTATGAGTTTAGCTTTTGATCCACTGAAATCTCCATATTATGAAGTTATCTGTTTTTCGTCAGACAACAAAGAGAAAGCTCAGATGGAGATATACTCTTCGAAAACATCTTCATGGAGGCTTTGTAAAGCTCCTTTTGAAGCTAAACATAatgaatttgttttttttaatatgGATATGTACAAGTCTGGTGTCTTCTGGAATGGTTCACTGCATTGGGAGTCAGTTTACTTCGATATGGATCAAGAATTATTAAAGGAAATGccgaagttacctgctgctgctgattATAATAACACTGACGAAGACGAGGATGAGGATGACAGCTACACTGATGAAGACGATTAG